Proteins found in one Methanospirillum hungatei JF-1 genomic segment:
- a CDS encoding CHASE4 domain-containing protein — MRLYPKMILIIACTFFAVMFVLLFSFELTIMDSFSSLEEKYVERDLIRAEHAIDEEIKRLQQIATDWGEWDTTYDFAQSRDPKYISSNLALSTFEALQITSLIIQDLNGSVIVGRGVGERKDHLTGVPTELVKAVMQISSTPQEKHSGILEWNNSAWVFAQNPILTTHQGGPSRGTITVLNPLDQDKLSDISDQLLQNVTARILTPEERSQGYPDLSGSQITGDTILSNRILSDVHGSPFLLLQVQSVRDLYESGLLTRDYLFFSLLLLVVCFMGVAITLINLIVIAPLSELNAELAQIGKTGLLSGRLKTGRDDEIGDLSRSINQMLDQIEQAVEQRHATEQRLSRLIALAEEGICLVGPDFRIWFANPKLASIFGRTPGELNGMEITDLLEGEPIPVNELLSNQSVHIELHTRKKDGSELYVRVVSAPYPLDTGQEGHLCVISDITTFKDNEKALLLSNKKLSLLGSMTRHDIVNQLTTIRGMLGLVHRKTTDEVILNLVEAAEEAADRVNKHIEFSKEYQKAGMQAPIWQNLRTCWSLAYAMTKKKGLTFTYEGGDYEIFADQLLQKVFYNLIDNSLKHGKNVFYITIHTRLQDKDLIISYEDDGEGIPENMKERVFERGVGSGTGWGLFFVREVLSLTGITITEQGTFGIGARFLITVPEGGYRPVEVLQVEED; from the coding sequence ATGCGGCTCTACCCAAAGATGATTCTAATCATTGCATGCACGTTCTTTGCAGTCATGTTCGTGCTTCTGTTCTCGTTTGAGTTGACCATCATGGACTCATTCTCCTCCCTTGAGGAGAAGTACGTGGAACGGGATCTGATACGGGCTGAACATGCCATTGATGAAGAAATAAAAAGGCTGCAGCAGATTGCAACAGACTGGGGAGAATGGGATACCACCTATGACTTTGCCCAGAGCCGTGATCCGAAATATATCTCATCGAACCTTGCTTTATCAACATTTGAGGCATTACAGATAACCTCCTTAATTATTCAGGACCTGAACGGATCGGTTATTGTCGGGAGAGGAGTAGGAGAAAGGAAGGATCATCTGACCGGTGTTCCCACCGAGCTTGTGAAGGCGGTTATGCAGATCAGCAGCACTCCGCAGGAGAAGCACTCAGGTATTCTTGAATGGAATAATTCAGCATGGGTATTTGCTCAGAACCCCATACTTACCACGCATCAGGGAGGGCCATCCAGGGGGACCATCACAGTATTAAACCCTCTTGACCAGGACAAACTCTCTGATATATCTGATCAACTGCTTCAGAATGTGACGGCCAGGATCCTCACCCCCGAAGAGAGGAGCCAGGGATACCCGGACCTGAGCGGATCTCAGATAACTGGTGACACGATTCTGTCGAACAGGATTCTTTCAGATGTTCATGGTTCTCCGTTTTTACTCCTCCAGGTACAGAGTGTCCGTGACCTGTATGAGAGCGGGTTGTTGACACGGGACTATCTCTTCTTCTCACTCCTGCTTCTGGTGGTATGTTTCATGGGGGTTGCCATCACCCTCATCAACCTGATTGTAATAGCACCCCTTTCAGAACTGAATGCCGAACTTGCACAGATCGGAAAAACCGGACTCTTGTCAGGTCGTCTTAAAACCGGACGGGACGATGAGATCGGTGACCTGAGCAGATCCATAAATCAGATGCTTGACCAGATTGAGCAGGCGGTAGAGCAGCGACATGCAACCGAACAGCGCCTCTCACGGCTTATCGCCCTTGCCGAAGAAGGAATCTGTCTTGTCGGGCCGGATTTCCGGATCTGGTTTGCAAATCCAAAACTTGCATCCATCTTTGGCAGGACGCCAGGTGAACTGAACGGGATGGAGATCACGGATCTTCTCGAAGGTGAACCCATACCGGTGAATGAACTCCTTAGTAATCAATCGGTTCACATCGAACTGCACACCAGAAAGAAGGATGGCTCTGAGCTCTACGTCAGGGTGGTTTCAGCACCCTATCCCCTCGACACCGGACAGGAAGGGCACCTGTGTGTGATCAGCGATATAACCACCTTCAAGGACAATGAAAAGGCACTCCTCCTTTCTAATAAGAAACTCAGCCTGCTCGGGAGTATGACCAGGCATGATATCGTCAACCAGCTCACCACTATCAGAGGGATGCTGGGTCTGGTCCATCGGAAGACAACCGATGAAGTCATCTTAAACCTGGTAGAAGCTGCAGAGGAGGCTGCTGACCGGGTCAACAAACATATCGAGTTCTCCAAGGAGTACCAGAAGGCCGGGATGCAGGCACCCATCTGGCAGAACCTTCGGACCTGCTGGAGTCTTGCCTATGCAATGACAAAGAAAAAGGGCCTTACCTTCACGTATGAAGGGGGAGACTATGAGATATTTGCCGACCAGTTGTTGCAGAAAGTATTCTACAACCTCATCGATAACAGCCTCAAGCATGGGAAGAATGTCTTTTATATCACGATTCATACCCGCCTGCAGGATAAGGATCTCATCATCAGTTACGAGGATGATGGTGAAGGGATTCCGGAGAATATGAAAGAACGGGTATTTGAACGGGGAGTTGGATCAGGTACTGGATGGGGCCTCTTTTTTGTCCGGGAGGTCCTTTCGCTGACCGGGATTACCATCACCGAACAGGGAACATTCGGGATCGGGGCACGGTTTCTGATAACAGTTCCGGAGGGAGGATACCGGCCGGTGGAGGTGCTGCAGGTAGAAGAGGACTGA
- a CDS encoding type II secretion system F family protein, which produces MGLFEKKKVEPSTDPKSDEIYKKIDTYHHYSEGALRFVKHPFRTLFEKPINILYVSVPAGLLVFIIGLSMVIQQGGPEAILTNSFIDDIAVFTTIIIVGPLAITDLLEGRRISSIEVALPNFFRDLAGMHESGMTLPGAIHLVSQAEYGALTPHIRQLDQRISWNFAFIDAIRQLGKEIPIPLVERSVDLVARASDAGGDIVEVLRAAGKDSAEYVVMKTDRKNNMFIYVIIILASFAVFLFVVMILVSSFLKTMADLGAESGVSGQAGFNLGGFDLALYIRVFSHAGMFQGFFSGLVAGVMGEGRVTAGLKYSVLMLIIAWATFRFMV; this is translated from the coding sequence ATGGGGCTATTTGAGAAGAAGAAAGTAGAACCTTCGACAGATCCGAAGAGTGATGAGATCTATAAAAAGATAGATACCTATCACCACTACTCTGAAGGTGCACTCCGGTTTGTCAAGCACCCCTTCAGGACCCTGTTTGAAAAGCCGATTAATATCCTCTATGTATCTGTCCCGGCAGGGCTTTTGGTCTTTATCATCGGGCTTTCTATGGTCATTCAGCAAGGCGGTCCTGAGGCGATACTTACCAATTCCTTCATTGATGATATTGCAGTCTTTACCACTATCATCATCGTCGGACCGCTCGCGATAACCGACCTTCTGGAGGGACGACGGATATCCAGTATTGAGGTTGCGCTTCCGAACTTCTTCAGGGACCTTGCCGGGATGCATGAGAGCGGGATGACCCTTCCCGGAGCAATTCACCTGGTCTCACAGGCAGAGTACGGTGCTCTGACTCCCCACATCCGTCAGCTTGACCAGCGGATATCCTGGAACTTTGCATTCATCGATGCCATCCGCCAGCTGGGAAAAGAGATCCCCATCCCTCTTGTGGAGCGGAGTGTGGATCTTGTTGCGCGGGCCAGTGATGCCGGTGGTGACATCGTTGAGGTTCTTCGTGCGGCCGGAAAGGACTCGGCAGAGTACGTGGTCATGAAGACTGACCGGAAGAACAACATGTTCATCTATGTTATCATCATCCTTGCCTCTTTTGCCGTGTTCCTCTTCGTCGTTATGATCCTCGTCTCTTCGTTCTTAAAGACCATGGCAGATCTCGGAGCAGAAAGCGGGGTATCCGGTCAGGCCGGGTTTAATCTCGGAGGTTTTGATCTCGCCCTCTATATCCGGGTATTCTCCCATGCCGGCATGTTCCAGGGGTTCTTCTCAGGGCTTGTGGCAGGAGTTATGGGAGAGGGCCGGGTGACTGCCGGTCTGAAATACTCTGTCCTTATGCTTATCATCGCCTGGGCAACCTTCCGGTTCATGGTATAG
- a CDS encoding type II secretion system F family protein, translating into MNSYERFCFSLLGSRMSGRREKYYELIENLKSARMGITFEAYLATAIFTSVLVGIIGSFLIALLVFLLDVPGLITFRGNIPTDIAATINEFQGHYLLLGTIIAGIVSFVVLYGITFLIYLVYPSIVAGGRRRDIETTLPYAINYLAAMSTAGITPAEVFRQLGNSTIYGESSVEARYIILEVDVFGRDLIEALKNVSMSTPSPRMRDFLQGCIGSVAAGSNISDYFRTKAEQYTGENRQTQKQFLDTLALIAESYVTALVAGTLFMILIQSIMAILSGESTPLFLYIIIYLIIPFGSVMFVVLIDSMTPEW; encoded by the coding sequence ATGAATTCATATGAGCGGTTCTGCTTCTCCCTTCTCGGGAGCCGGATGTCAGGGAGGCGTGAGAAGTACTATGAGCTTATTGAGAATCTCAAATCTGCACGCATGGGGATCACCTTTGAAGCCTACCTTGCAACCGCTATCTTTACCTCAGTCCTTGTTGGTATCATCGGTTCATTTCTGATTGCGCTCCTGGTCTTTCTCCTTGATGTCCCCGGACTCATCACCTTTCGCGGTAACATCCCGACAGACATTGCAGCAACCATCAATGAGTTCCAGGGGCATTATCTTCTGCTTGGAACCATCATCGCCGGAATCGTCTCGTTCGTAGTCCTGTACGGGATCACGTTTCTCATTTACCTGGTCTACCCCTCCATCGTCGCCGGGGGGAGGCGGCGTGATATTGAGACAACCCTCCCCTATGCGATCAATTATCTTGCAGCCATGTCGACGGCAGGTATCACACCGGCAGAGGTCTTCAGGCAGCTAGGCAACTCTACCATTTATGGCGAGTCCTCGGTTGAGGCCAGATACATCATCCTTGAGGTGGATGTCTTTGGCCGGGATCTGATTGAAGCACTCAAGAACGTCTCGATGAGCACCCCGAGCCCCCGTATGCGCGACTTTTTGCAGGGGTGTATCGGAAGTGTTGCGGCGGGGAGTAATATCTCCGACTATTTCAGGACAAAAGCTGAGCAGTATACCGGTGAGAACAGGCAGACACAAAAGCAGTTCCTTGACACTCTGGCACTGATTGCAGAGAGTTATGTCACGGCGCTTGTGGCAGGAACGCTCTTTATGATCCTTATCCAGTCGATTATGGCGATCCTCTCAGGCGAATCAACTCCCCTGTTTCTGTACATCATCATCTACCTCATCATCCCCTTCGGGAGTGTTATGTTTGTGGTGCTGATCGATTCAATGACTCCGGAGTGGTGA
- a CDS encoding type II/IV secretion system ATPase subunit, whose translation MKVRVGSLKKEKNGVKGKDTGAGDPAAAKPAPPTKPLKLSALGGKKKEAAEKPSGLRRLGKKDVQVPQVPESVSSEPKKKSLFSSFSKIAPLAKKREQYDPKVHGMMVNLTFEPPPGTEEIEVYPVNPPFAYIRITYNYITHEYLYEVVEPIYTDAEKKLLDEIKKGIFERVNVNTRQISRETAAETLESMMNEVLADYAISLDPLTYEKIHYHLKKDFLGDGLVDPVMHDRYIEDISCDGVGRPLFVYHSRYESIESNLFYTDAAELDSFVTKLAQRAGKHISVADPMLDATMQDGSRIQMTLGSEVTAHGSTFTIRKFKDEPITPTDLIEWGTFSPLSIAFLWLAVENGKSCIFAGGTASGKTTSLNAISLFIPPLAKIVTLEDTRELKLPHSNWIPSVTRESFDVSGKGEIDMYELLKAALRQRPEYLIVGEVRGREALTLFQAMSTGHVTYSTMHADSVSSAVHRLENPPISVPRNMLSALNLVCVQIQARVGGQRIRRNKQIIEVLDIDPRTNELITNEVFRWRQATDEISYSGKSFILEEIMEAHGWDEERIRRDLLQRQEVLEWMREKKIRDFRDVSKIVVSYFRDAETLMEQIRSGGNEFI comes from the coding sequence ATGAAAGTCAGGGTGGGGAGTTTAAAAAAAGAGAAAAATGGTGTCAAGGGGAAGGATACGGGAGCTGGAGATCCAGCTGCGGCAAAACCTGCCCCTCCGACAAAACCCTTGAAATTATCCGCGCTCGGTGGAAAAAAGAAAGAGGCTGCTGAAAAACCGTCCGGGCTTCGTCGTCTTGGGAAAAAGGATGTACAAGTGCCGCAAGTTCCTGAATCCGTTTCCTCTGAACCGAAAAAGAAGTCCCTGTTCAGTTCATTTAGTAAGATAGCTCCACTTGCAAAGAAGCGTGAGCAGTATGATCCCAAGGTTCATGGGATGATGGTCAACCTCACCTTTGAACCGCCGCCGGGGACCGAGGAGATTGAGGTATATCCGGTCAATCCCCCATTTGCATACATCCGTATCACCTACAATTATATCACGCACGAATACCTCTACGAGGTTGTTGAGCCCATCTATACCGATGCAGAAAAAAAACTCCTTGACGAGATTAAAAAAGGGATCTTTGAGCGGGTGAATGTGAACACCCGGCAGATCTCCAGGGAGACTGCGGCAGAGACCCTTGAGTCTATGATGAATGAGGTTCTTGCCGATTATGCCATCTCTCTGGATCCCCTGACCTATGAGAAGATCCACTACCATCTGAAAAAGGATTTTCTTGGTGACGGTCTTGTCGATCCGGTGATGCATGACCGGTATATCGAAGATATCTCCTGTGACGGTGTGGGAAGGCCGCTTTTTGTTTATCACTCCAGATATGAATCTATAGAATCAAACCTTTTTTACACCGATGCTGCTGAACTTGATTCATTTGTAACCAAACTGGCCCAGAGGGCAGGAAAGCACATATCAGTTGCAGATCCCATGCTCGATGCCACTATGCAGGATGGCTCCCGTATCCAGATGACACTCGGCTCTGAGGTGACTGCTCATGGCTCTACCTTTACCATACGTAAGTTCAAGGATGAACCCATCACCCCGACCGACCTGATTGAGTGGGGTACATTCTCACCTCTCTCTATTGCATTTCTCTGGCTTGCGGTCGAGAACGGAAAGTCATGTATCTTTGCCGGGGGGACGGCATCAGGAAAGACCACCTCATTGAACGCAATATCCCTCTTTATCCCGCCGCTTGCAAAGATCGTCACCCTAGAAGATACTCGTGAACTGAAACTGCCTCATTCCAACTGGATCCCGAGTGTCACTCGTGAGTCCTTTGATGTGAGTGGGAAAGGGGAGATTGATATGTATGAGCTCCTGAAGGCTGCGCTTCGTCAGCGTCCGGAGTATCTGATTGTGGGTGAGGTCCGTGGCCGTGAAGCGCTCACCCTCTTTCAGGCGATGTCAACCGGCCACGTCACTTACTCGACCATGCACGCGGATTCGGTATCCTCAGCAGTCCATCGTCTTGAAAACCCGCCCATCTCTGTGCCCAGGAACATGCTTTCAGCGCTGAACCTGGTGTGTGTTCAGATACAGGCACGGGTAGGTGGTCAGCGCATCAGGAGGAACAAACAGATCATCGAGGTTCTTGACATCGATCCCAGGACAAATGAACTGATCACGAATGAGGTGTTCAGGTGGCGGCAGGCAACCGATGAGATCTCCTACTCAGGAAAGTCATTCATTCTTGAAGAGATTATGGAGGCACACGGGTGGGATGAGGAACGGATCAGGCGTGACCTGCTCCAGCGACAGGAGGTCCTTGAATGGATGCGTGAGAAGAAGATCCGTGACTTCCGTGATGTGAGCAAGATTGTCGTCTCGTACTTCAGGGATGCCGAAACCCTGATGGAGCAGATACGGTCTGGTGGCAATGAATTCATATGA
- a CDS encoding RAD55 family ATPase — protein sequence MTEESDDKAGSMVRTYVGRNRTGINGFDLALDGGFLPGSTILLIGSATSGIDQFARQFWEILPEHRRFFMLDGYLLDGMVHARGLSTAEIFAHAGDGGLIIDSLSTLIMREGIDPVLAGVVSCRATIQASRDNALFTLYEGLHAPYNEILLIRLCDVVIHLHEDMHGNEIIRTLDVKKLTGLQPPGRLLPFIITGKGIELSTTSRVV from the coding sequence ATGACAGAAGAGTCTGATGACAAGGCCGGATCAATGGTCCGGACCTATGTCGGAAGAAATAGAACAGGTATTAACGGATTTGATCTGGCTCTTGACGGGGGATTTCTCCCAGGGAGCACAATCCTGCTAATCGGTTCAGCTACTTCAGGGATCGATCAGTTTGCCCGCCAGTTCTGGGAGATACTTCCTGAGCACCGGAGATTTTTCATGCTGGACGGGTACCTTCTTGACGGGATGGTCCATGCACGGGGGCTATCTACAGCAGAAATTTTTGCCCATGCCGGAGACGGCGGACTCATTATTGACTCCCTGTCAACCCTCATCATGCGTGAGGGGATAGATCCCGTCCTTGCCGGAGTGGTCTCATGCAGGGCTACCATTCAGGCATCACGGGACAATGCTCTCTTCACCCTGTACGAAGGCCTCCATGCCCCATACAATGAGATATTACTCATCAGACTCTGTGATGTTGTTATTCACCTGCATGAAGATATGCATGGGAACGAGATCATCAGAACACTTGATGTAAAAAAACTGACCGGACTGCAGCCTCCGGGAAGACTGCTCCCGTTTATCATCACCGGAAAGGGTATCGAGCTCTCAACCACATCACGGGTGGTATAA
- a CDS encoding aldolase, whose protein sequence is MTSEEFTRIGKRLFSEHLVGGNFGNMSIRDEEESFLITRSGSYLDEPGDLIRVPLFGDVPSEASSEWRVHRSVYQQTRHRAIVHAHPPYAVAASLVLDEITPLDSEGKMFCPTIPIAVGEPGSRELADDVADCLALTGLCIARGHGTFATGKTLEEAYLYTSLAEHACRVLSLVPTFR, encoded by the coding sequence ATGACATCTGAAGAATTTACCCGGATAGGAAAACGTCTCTTTTCAGAGCATCTGGTCGGGGGAAACTTTGGAAATATGAGTATCCGTGACGAAGAGGAGAGTTTTCTTATCACGAGATCCGGTTCATACCTGGATGAGCCAGGTGATCTTATCCGTGTCCCCCTCTTTGGGGATGTCCCCTCTGAAGCATCGAGTGAATGGCGGGTTCACCGGTCAGTGTACCAGCAGACACGGCACCGGGCCATCGTGCATGCCCATCCCCCCTATGCCGTCGCTGCATCTTTAGTCCTTGATGAGATAACTCCCCTTGATAGTGAGGGGAAGATGTTCTGTCCTACGATTCCGATTGCCGTTGGTGAGCCGGGGAGCAGGGAACTGGCCGATGACGTGGCTGACTGTCTGGCATTGACCGGTCTGTGCATTGCCAGGGGTCATGGGACCTTTGCAACCGGGAAAACTCTTGAAGAGGCTTATCTGTATACCTCACTGGCAGAACATGCCTGCAGAGTGCTCTCCCTGGTTCCAACATTCCGGTGA
- the npdG gene encoding NADPH-dependent F420 reductase: MRVGIVGGTGEIGEGMAMRLSWIMDVCVGSRDPGKAQETCDTCLISAKERGIDCSVRSGNNQDVVRESDVIILAIPFKHLKSTVEGISGWEGKIVISPVNPMERRECFVYTPPAEGSAALFLQNILPKTTRICTAFNNIAGNRWRDISSELEYSVPVCGDDAEAKQIVMDLVNQISSLKAYDAGPLSSSHIVESITPLLLNIARFNKMKDVGIRFV, translated from the coding sequence GTGCGGGTTGGAATCGTCGGAGGGACCGGAGAGATTGGTGAAGGGATGGCGATGCGGCTGTCCTGGATCATGGATGTCTGTGTCGGATCCCGGGATCCGGGAAAAGCACAGGAGACCTGTGATACCTGTCTTATCTCTGCCAAAGAACGGGGTATTGACTGCTCGGTCAGATCCGGAAATAATCAGGACGTTGTAAGGGAGTCTGATGTAATCATACTGGCAATCCCCTTTAAACATCTGAAATCCACCGTCGAAGGCATATCAGGCTGGGAAGGAAAGATAGTTATCAGTCCGGTAAACCCGATGGAGCGGCGTGAGTGCTTTGTATATACTCCCCCGGCGGAGGGTTCGGCAGCACTCTTCCTCCAGAACATTCTTCCGAAAACCACCCGGATATGCACGGCATTTAATAATATTGCAGGAAACCGGTGGAGAGATATCTCAAGCGAACTTGAGTATTCGGTTCCCGTCTGTGGGGATGATGCAGAGGCAAAGCAGATCGTTATGGATCTGGTAAATCAGATATCTTCTTTGAAGGCATATGATGCCGGCCCGCTCTCTTCATCACATATTGTAGAGAGTATCACTCCGCTCCTTCTGAATATTGCACGGTTCAACAAAATGAAGGATGTCGGAATCCGGTTTGTGTAA
- a CDS encoding thioredoxin family protein, with the protein MSKPILMDFYAEWCGPCKRMGPILEELKNRMGDLVEIRKINVDEHMAEAQNYHISVVPTIIIEKDGIVVQKFQGVTEADTLESVLRPLVA; encoded by the coding sequence ATGTCAAAACCGATTCTTATGGACTTCTATGCTGAATGGTGCGGACCGTGCAAGCGAATGGGCCCGATTCTTGAAGAGCTCAAAAACCGCATGGGGGATCTTGTGGAGATACGCAAGATCAATGTTGATGAGCATATGGCTGAAGCCCAGAATTACCACATCTCTGTTGTTCCGACAATCATCATTGAGAAAGATGGTATTGTGGTTCAGAAGTTCCAGGGAGTGACAGAGGCAGATACCCTGGAATCGGTTCTCCGACCCCTGGTGGCATAA
- a CDS encoding preprotein translocase subunit SecD, whose protein sequence is MDKDTFVDMIKDYRVALYLVLLIASIIVIFPHPGPSGLDTNLQFGLDLDGGSWIQLEFQSAIVTFKSDQTLDKLIPELKTRLDAEVNLIDQNTVEIRSGISEEDLRAIMAELNTELVSFNPGVTKETADDVKRILENKINSLGTRDAKVYVITALNGISRYIRIEMAGVSMGEAQEIVGKQGKFEIRIHTTGNETEHVLFGDAIQSVANPSQTPPNSNNWGVSFVITHDAAEELRQAAIRVGATKKPEGHNLDMILDGNVVYSAPLSPDLAAELQTRPTSNLLASTGVGEEGREQAKLLEIHLRNGALPVGVTIAGSGSVSPELGDQFKFWSVLAGVFALLAVAFSVFIRYREPGIVFPMVLINGSEIIILLAFTTFFMQLDLATIAGLIAVLGTGIDQLVIITDEILHEGKVPSPNLYLKRLKRALGIIVASAGTVLIAMLPLAVMDLSTLRGFAIITILGVLVGVLVTRPAYGRIIMSILSK, encoded by the coding sequence ATGGATAAAGACACCTTTGTTGACATGATAAAGGATTACCGGGTAGCACTGTACCTGGTTCTGCTGATTGCATCGATAATTGTTATCTTTCCCCACCCGGGCCCGTCCGGACTTGATACTAATCTTCAGTTTGGCCTTGACCTTGATGGTGGCTCCTGGATTCAGCTTGAGTTTCAGTCAGCCATCGTGACGTTCAAGTCAGATCAGACGCTTGATAAACTCATCCCTGAGCTGAAGACCCGTCTTGATGCAGAAGTGAACCTGATTGATCAGAATACGGTTGAAATCAGGAGCGGCATCTCTGAAGAAGATCTTCGTGCGATAATGGCCGAGCTGAACACCGAACTTGTCTCGTTCAATCCCGGAGTGACTAAGGAGACCGCAGATGATGTGAAGCGCATCCTGGAGAACAAGATCAACAGTCTTGGGACCCGTGATGCAAAGGTCTACGTCATCACTGCTCTCAATGGCATCAGCCGGTACATCCGTATTGAGATGGCCGGGGTCTCGATGGGAGAAGCCCAGGAGATTGTCGGAAAACAGGGTAAGTTTGAGATTCGTATCCACACCACCGGCAATGAGACAGAACATGTCCTCTTTGGTGATGCCATCCAGTCTGTTGCAAACCCCTCCCAGACACCGCCGAATAGTAATAACTGGGGAGTGTCCTTTGTCATAACTCATGATGCAGCAGAGGAGCTTCGGCAGGCTGCCATAAGAGTTGGTGCAACCAAGAAACCAGAAGGCCATAATCTGGATATGATCCTTGATGGAAATGTGGTCTATTCCGCTCCGCTTTCACCAGACCTTGCTGCAGAACTGCAGACACGGCCAACCTCAAACCTGCTTGCCTCAACCGGTGTGGGTGAAGAAGGACGGGAGCAGGCCAAGCTTCTTGAGATTCATCTGAGAAATGGTGCGCTGCCGGTTGGTGTGACCATTGCCGGATCCGGGTCTGTTTCACCTGAACTTGGTGATCAGTTCAAATTCTGGAGCGTCCTTGCCGGTGTATTTGCACTTCTCGCTGTTGCTTTCAGTGTGTTTATCAGGTATCGCGAGCCGGGTATCGTCTTCCCTATGGTGCTCATCAATGGTTCTGAAATCATCATCCTACTTGCATTCACGACCTTCTTCATGCAGCTGGACCTTGCGACCATCGCCGGTCTGATTGCGGTTCTGGGTACAGGAATTGACCAGCTGGTGATCATCACTGATGAAATCCTGCATGAAGGAAAGGTGCCGTCGCCGAATCTGTATCTGAAACGGCTGAAACGGGCTCTTGGTATCATTGTAGCATCCGCAGGAACGGTTCTTATCGCCATGCTTCCCCTGGCTGTTATGGATCTTTCAACCCTGCGTGGCTTTGCAATCATTACCATTCTCGGTGTTTTAGTGGGTGTTCTGGTAACTCGTCCGGCATATGGGCGGATTATCATGTCTATCCTCTCCAAATAA
- a CDS encoding protein translocase subunit SecF, with translation MNFFTYDISSISPMKLCIIPMVILVLSLVSVGMMWMQTGLPVSPGIEFQGGISVTIVTDESPEVLKEYFSGYPLISINEGINNGKYLKFGPMDDTTARAFTKKVEEKYSGAKIDQIGSSFGKTLQEQAIIALIISFIGMAIVVFAVFRTFVPAAAVVISAFADMVMTGAAMNILGIQLSLGTTAALLMLIGYSVDSDILLTSRVLKRKGKFDEKMEGAFRTGIIMTTTTLGAILAMWAVSAIGGIQIIFEIASVLLIGLFFDVMNTWLTNAGIIKWYMTEGKGRLSSGQRGA, from the coding sequence ATGAATTTTTTCACCTATGATATCAGCTCCATCTCTCCGATGAAGCTCTGTATCATTCCGATGGTGATCCTGGTATTATCACTAGTGTCAGTCGGGATGATGTGGATGCAGACCGGTCTTCCGGTTAGTCCGGGGATAGAATTTCAGGGCGGTATCAGTGTTACGATTGTAACCGATGAAAGTCCTGAAGTACTAAAGGAATATTTTTCAGGATATCCCCTTATCAGCATAAATGAAGGGATTAACAACGGCAAGTATCTGAAGTTCGGGCCTATGGATGATACGACCGCCAGAGCATTTACCAAAAAGGTTGAAGAGAAATATTCCGGTGCAAAAATAGATCAGATCGGCTCATCATTTGGAAAAACTCTTCAGGAACAGGCGATAATCGCGCTGATCATCTCGTTCATCGGGATGGCCATTGTTGTGTTTGCCGTATTCCGGACCTTTGTCCCGGCAGCTGCAGTGGTTATTTCGGCGTTTGCTGACATGGTCATGACCGGTGCAGCTATGAATATCCTGGGGATTCAGCTCTCCCTTGGAACAACGGCTGCTTTGTTAATGCTTATCGGTTATTCGGTGGATAGTGATATCTTGCTGACATCCCGTGTCCTGAAACGGAAGGGCAAATTTGACGAGAAGATGGAGGGTGCTTTTCGGACCGGTATCATCATGACCACCACAACACTTGGTGCCATCCTTGCCATGTGGGCGGTTTCGGCCATCGGGGGCATTCAGATCATCTTTGAGATTGCGTCAGTTCTGCTGATTGGTCTCTTCTTTGATGTCATGAACACCTGGCTTACCAATGCAGGTATTATCAAGTGGTACATGACCGAGGGCAAAGGCCGATTATCATCCGGTCAGCGGGGTGCATAA
- a CDS encoding DUF2551 domain-containing protein, giving the protein MTFHSRQHVVEQRLKAWLSGDPNGVRRAALSLFLQYGDLTIEDVYERLAPVYPVSYHGVGGMIGLISSRIGILQGIRDDKRRCRSYRLREKDRASVREIMTA; this is encoded by the coding sequence ATGACATTCCACTCAAGACAGCATGTAGTAGAGCAGAGACTGAAAGCCTGGTTATCAGGGGATCCAAATGGCGTCAGGCGTGCTGCTCTTTCATTATTTCTCCAGTATGGAGATCTCACCATCGAGGATGTATATGAGCGGCTGGCTCCCGTATACCCGGTCTCGTACCATGGTGTTGGGGGGATGATCGGACTTATTTCATCGAGGATTGGCATTCTGCAAGGGATTAGGGATGATAAGAGGCGATGCAGATCCTACCGGCTGAGAGAGAAGGATCGTGCCTCAGTCAGAGAGATCATGACCGCTTAA